Below is a genomic region from Drosophila kikkawai strain 14028-0561.14 chromosome X, DkikHiC1v2, whole genome shotgun sequence.
ATGATCTAGCAGCTTGTGCGGACCCACCATGATGTCCAGGACGTGCTTGGAGGTCTGAGCGTAGCACATTTCCACAGCGGCATGCCAAGCAGTGTCTTGCACGTACGAGAAAATTTGGTCAGCTGTTGGAGATAAAGTTATAtaacaatttatatattataattataatataatgttTTAGCACACTCACAATTCTTGTCCATGGCATCTTTGAGTTTGTCGTGGTTGGAGCCCAGATCGTTCATTTCACACACTTCCCTCAGAAAATTAATGCTTTTGCCCGTCTTTAGGATCTTATCGGCCAGATCCAGGGGCATAAACTTGGGCAGCATGGACTTGCGCAAACGGAACTTGTCGTGCCAGAGGCGATCTGGACCCACGTCATTGAGAGCTTCCACAAAGAATTCGCCATGGAGATCGGTTATGCCGCCCTCAAGCATCCACTTGGAGATCATGCGACCCAGCGGGACACAGATGGCAATGAGAAGCTCGCGCACCAAATTGTTCACCATCGGATTACCATTATCCAGCATATTGTACAAGGTCGAGGCCAGCTCGCCACCCTTCATCATCTGGCACTTGTCGGCGATTTTGGCCAGCCACTGCATGCGATGCAGAGGCTTCACATACCAGGAGAGCAGCGATAACAGcccctttttttctttgcccGATGAAGAGTTGGCTTTGAGCTCGTCGGCTAGCAACGACACCTCGCCACGGAATGCACCCAGCTCTGCTCGGAGCTTGCATATGAGGGCTTGGCCCATGATGCCGATGGGATTAAATCCGGTTGTCACATCCGCCACCTTTTCCACGCGATCGTAATAGTAGCCCAGCTCAGACAGTCGAAGGAGCATGCCCGTCTCTGCTTTGGACAGCGCCTTGGTGTTCAATGGGTCCAGCTTGAAGGAGCCGGTGATGAAGTCCTTCTTTAAATGCTTTCCCGGGATGCCGATAAAGGAGTTAAGTGCACTCAACGCCATGCTCTGAGAAGGGTCCAGTGCCTTCTTTGCATGTAATATGTCCGTGTAGTCCGGCACGGCCATGGTACTACTCATTCCCTTGGTTGAACCCAAAGAACTCTGGCCGAATCCATTATGATGCGACGAACTGCTTCTGTGTAAGCTGGTTACTTGACGACTAAGGAAATCCCCGCTCGCTCCCGAAAGTGTTGTCTCCGAGCCAGAAATAGGACCTGTCTCGGAGGACAACGATTTGTCTGCCAGGGCGAGCAAGAATCCTATTAGGGAGTGACGGAGCTGAGGATCGATTTTTAGCAAGGCCAGCTTATTGTAATATATGGTGAAATGACTGGCTACGTCGTTATCAGTGGCATCGCTGGAGCGCAGAATACGTAGGATCTTCTGGACACAATCGCGTTCGTTCAGCGGTGTCGAAGGATACGAACTATTTTGAGGGTTGCTGATGTAGCAAGCTGCACGGGCAAGAGTGTCTTCTATGGATGGATGATAAAAGagatttatttgttattattatatttttgcatcaaaaatctttttttttttttttgtaatatggttattaaaaatagttttcctTCTTTGGAAATGTccacataaatatttctaaatatttgatttttcaactttaaataataataaattatttcaaaactcACCGTGCACTTCAGGCGGCTGTTCACCCTGAATGCAGATGATCATATCCTTGACAATAGTCATTATTTGGTTCGCCTGTCCGGGATTAGCCATGTCTAG
It encodes:
- the Grip91 gene encoding gamma-tubulin complex component 3, encoding MANPGQANQIMTIVKDMIICIQGEQPPEVHEDTLARAACYISNPQNSSYPSTPLNERDCVQKILRILRSSDATDNDVASHFTIYYNKLALLKIDPQLRHSLIGFLLALADKSLSSETGPISGSETTLSGASGDFLSRQVTSLHRSSSSHHNGFGQSSLGSTKGMSSTMAVPDYTDILHAKKALDPSQSMALSALNSFIGIPGKHLKKDFITGSFKLDPLNTKALSKAETGMLLRLSELGYYYDRVEKVADVTTGFNPIGIMGQALICKLRAELGAFRGEVSLLADELKANSSSGKEKKGLLSLLSWYVKPLHRMQWLAKIADKCQMMKGGELASTLYNMLDNGNPMVNNLVRELLIAICVPLGRMISKWMLEGGITDLHGEFFVEALNDVGPDRLWHDKFRLRKSMLPKFMPLDLADKILKTGKSINFLREVCEMNDLGSNHDKLKDAMDKNSDQIFSYVQDTAWHAAVEMCYAQTSKHVLDIMVGPHKLLDHLYGMRRYLLLGQGDFVSILIQHMKDELERKGTDIFAHDLSAMLDAALRCENAQHEDPEILNHLDVVLQTPFPGECGWDIISLQYTVHGPLATMLEPTMPTYKTIFRPLWRLKHIEFLLSIKIWKTQMCNAKKLRLLNPVIGRTTHRLHLFTSEIMHFIHQMQYYILFEVIECNWVELKKKMVAATALDEILEAHEQFLANIKEGCFNGQNTDKEQYLDSVFENIIALETWQSRFFRYCFQELSAREEVKKMVAESEKKGRFGITAEQKLQRDQDFKLFEQRVHLARRNLEDIAGTYEKAVSGFLLTLNSHVNPNLQLFGTRLDFNEYYKKRDTNLLKPLTFEHLRQSMCTIRPMIHHLAKE